Genomic DNA from Oncorhynchus mykiss isolate Arlee chromosome 2, USDA_OmykA_1.1, whole genome shotgun sequence:
GAAAAAAACctaaactgttcatgttggaTATTATTACTAGGTTTGCTTTGTTAGTGAATTGACATCTCCTGTCCTATTTTATAAAAGGGAAGATGTTATGGGTGTAAGTTGGCACGTtttgccatctgttggtaaatgttcattgcTGCAACAGAAGTGTTTTTACCAGTGTGCTTGATGTACCCGGATGTACTACAATGtgctgaacaagactggttactcgcttCATTGACTCCTTCTCGTCATTTAACATCCAAACAAATGCTGCTATGGCAATTAACTATTTGATAATGATTTACGTCACTAACAAACACAATTTCTCACTCTCACTTTCCCTCTTTGTCATGTGTTATTAAGTACAGTAGGCTAATCATCCATAAATGCTGCGCTCTAACATAACTTTGACCAATCTGAGTCATAACTCACTggccacacactggttgaatcaacgttgtttccaagcCATTTCAATTAATTTACactgaaccaatgtggaatagatgttgaattgatgtcAGAGCCCAGTGAGAAGCCACTGATCTGTATACACACAGCCGCCCTACTGGTGAGGGATGCTTGTTTGTCTCCATCACAGAGACAGGCCCAAGCCATGAGTCAGTCCCACAGATCGATACAAACTCAGGTTAGATCAGAGGAAACAGATAAAGGATCAGAGGCTGGGATAGGTCAGCTTATTGATTGCATACAAATTCACCCCAGACGTCATCCTTGCCTCTACAAGCCAAGTGAATCACCCACAGACTTTAAGCAAATTGAAAATGTAATTACTCTTACTGTCGAGAATCTTGTTTACCCCCTAATTTCAGCAGAGCGGCTCATACATTAAAATGTCTCTGATGCACGCAGGTAGGAGCACTGTTAGAAAATGTGGACAACAGCTACATTCCAATAATCTGTTTGATTGTAACCAGATTATACTGTCCATcagaggtggaaaaagtatgcaattgtcatacttgagcaaaagtaaagataacttaatataaaatgactcaagtaaaagtgaaagtaacccagtaaaacactacttgagtaaaagtctaaaggtatcaggttttaaatgtacttacagtaagtacagtggtggaaaaatgacTCAATTGTCATACGTGAGTAAAATTAGagagtaaaagtaaatgctacacatcaaattccttatatttagcaaaccagacggcacaaaaTCCTTTTGTATTACTTTTTTTTGTCAGCCATgagcacaccccaacactcagacataatttacaaaggaagcatttatgtttagtgagtccaacagatcagaggcagtagggatgaccagggacgttctcttgataagtgtatgaATTGGACCTTTTTCCTTTGCTGCTAAGCATTGAaattgtaactagtacttttgggtgtcagggataaTGTCTGGAGTGAAAAgtgcatcattttctttaggaatatagtgaagtaaaatgtaaatagtaaagtaaagtacagataatcAAAaaaaagtagtactttaaatCATTTTTACAGAAGTACTTTACACCGTTGCTGTCTATTGTGTCTCAAAACCTATTCTGAGGTCTATTTGCTTGATTGAGTTGCACACAACTCAGTGAGGCAGTGAAGCTCTCTTTAGAATCTGGCCTCATCAGTATTTGAGTGGTGTAGGTGGATAGCTAGACAGTCACGTGATTCTTTCACATGCCTCATTGTTCCAGTATCATTGGCCATGGTCCCCTGCTGTGGACCCCAGCCTACCACACACAGGCCCACGCTTTGCCAGCCAAACAACTAATACCATTCATAGGAAGAGAGAAGTGCCACAGTGCTTAGTAGGGAGACCACATAGGGTAACCATGAGTGTCAACCAAAGTCTGCTAAACAGTTAGATACAGTTATACTTGTACCAGAATGTTATTTTGTCTTACAGACAATTTTACACCATTTAAGTTGCACACATGGAACTTGCTATGGTGTCAGTTTCAAAGGACAAGGTAAGAAATCCAAACAATTTCAAGAGTATGTATTGTATTTTATCCATATTGAAGTTCTGGAGTGACTGGTTGTACAGTATATGTGCATCTTAGAGAGTGAGACGTGAGTCCGTGTGGGAGTGAGGGAGggtaaagaaagaaagagagagagagagagagagagagagagaaaaaaagagagaacagagagaacagagatcaCATGTTTTATAGAGCACACTGAATTGTTTAGATGAATATACAGATTGCAACTTTAATTCAGTAATGGTTTTGTGGACATACAAATAACAGCAAGCCTGGGGGACTAATTTTAGTCCTGCTACAGGGAACCACCCAGACTGAGGTTGAAGCTGGTACTTTACTCTAAATGTGACCCTTTCCCTGAAAGTCTACTGTCTATGAAGCCACACAGCCAGTTATGACGTGGATTGTTTAGATGGGGATTCTATGTAGATTCGAAACTATTACTTCCTGTGCGTTGACTATCATAGATCGCTGCTGTGTGGTTTCCTGATTTCCCATCCTCCATTTCCTCTTTCTCACGCTTTCGCTCACACTCCTTATACTCCCAAGGGGGAAGGCCTCTTagccccctccccacacacactccGTAGCCCCTAACACCCAGCTCATACAAGGCTACAGTAGATAAATTCTCTAACGAAATTGGTTGATGTACTGGACAGTATAAGAGGAACTACTCTGTGTGTAGTTTGGGGAGGAGGGTAAGTGTGGGGGAGGAGAGCAAACAAGAGGTTCTGGATCTTATCTCCaagatatatgagagagagagagagagagagagagagagagagagagagagagagagagagagagagagagagagagagagagagagagagagagagagagagacgacacaTCTGCTGAGATTCTTGGCTGCTGACGTGATGTATAAGAGGAGAGACATTTTGCTGGGGGaagtctagtctacagtatactGCAAACTTAGGGGGGCCTTGAGGGGAGAGCACTGAGTGCATGGGGGGAGACCGGAAGTGTAGCCCAACATGAAGGAACTGTTTGAGGCAGTGCACATGGCAAAAACACATGTTTTGTATTCACTGGACACACTTTCTCTATGGTATTTCACCATAAAGATGTGTTCTGTAGACATTCCATACACTATTTCACAGAGTCCCATATACCACTACTCCTAGAGAAGTGCGTAGATGAACACTCACAAGACTACTGCCCCAACCGCAGATCCTCCAGCCAGGAGAGAGACCTTTTAGAGAGTTGATCCTGAGTGCTGGGCTGGACCTGCTGCTGTGTGTCACTGAACAAATGTTTTAATGCTTTTTATCGGATTAGCCCACTTAAAGAGCAGCGGGCTGGTCGATGGTCCATTCCGACTGATGGGTAATAACATTATCCTGGGCTGGGATTGGCAGAGACAGCCAGGCAGAGCCATCCTGCCATTGATCCAGACCCTCCAGGGCCACTCTGATGCTTCCCTCCATCAAATCACTCATTTGTTTATGAAATATTGATATTAGCTGTGATCTCTTCCTGAAGACGGGTAAACGTGGCTAGTAAGGAGAAGAACGTGTCTTTAAACAGGCCTTTGGATCTAATAGATAGGGTTTTTTAGAATTCCTGAGCAGGTTAAAATATTAAATCCAACAAACCTGTTGCTGATTGTTCGTTAATGTCTCCTAACATTAGGGGGCTCAGCCATTCTGTGCAAACAACATGATGTGTTTCATGTCCTGTCTCCTTAATGCTGATTGCCACAGAGTGGAAGTGTATAGGCATAGATTCCAATGGAAATGTCAGCCGTCGCTTCTTTTCTATTTCATCCGTATCTAGGGGCAATTTGAAGATGGAACACAGGGATCAATACTCTGACATTCAGCAGTGCCACTGCTTACATCAGCTACACGTGGTCCTGTTGAATTATGGGAATCTTTGAATACTTTATGAAAGTGAAAGTAAAAATCAAGATGTTTTGGAAAATGTCTTCAGATTAGGATTATGTTCTAGTTTTGAAAGGTTTACCATTTTACCACATACTGCAAATAATCTGGTATGAAAAATCAAACATGCTCATGCACAATATGTGGTAAAAACCCTCAAATGTTAATCCCTAACTGCTTTGAGACAGCAGATTGTGGAGAATCACCATGCAAAATCCGTCATTCTGAGGGAGTCTTAGAGAAGACCAATGAGAAGACTGTTGATTTGTTTGTTGATAGCGCCCTCTGTCTTCAGAGTAGCACCGGCTCCATGTCTCCATACAACCTTTCTCGTTCATTATGGAGAAACCCAGATAATATTTTTATCCAGATGAACAGAATAACTGTAGCTCCTTCACCACAAAGCAGACTCCCTCAATAGATCAGGCTAGCAAACAGAAGCTTTGATCGTTCCATATTGGCAGTTGGAATTGACGTGCTATCACAGGGAAAGCTCTTTATGCAGGAGTAGAGCTCCATGGATCAATAGACGTTACCCAGGAAAAGCCCACAGAACCACTAATGAATACAAGACGTTCCATGGGCTTATGCTGTATGGTTTATGTAATAAGAGCTGAACTAACCACCAACCTACAGTGATAAACAGACCATGGAGAGGGACAACATGGCTCCAAtcctgtatttaaaaaataaaacataaaccCCACCATTCTATGAATTGAGACGTTGCAATTATTTCCATActtatatactatactatatatagcCTACTATGCTAGGCTGCATGAAGAGCAACATTTAAAATGCCCTGTTAACTCCAATTTCCTGTCCTCCTGGGAAAAAGTTGGCAATGGAATTCAACTTTGTGGCATTGTTTATCCTGTTGTGATGATGCATTTCACCAGTGGTCTGCAGGACAGGTTTTATGGTGTGTTTGAAGAGAAGTGCTCTTTCATGGTGAATATTTGACACCCATCGGTCTGCAGCATTCTATCTCTTTTCAACACCACCTGTTTTTCAATGGTGGTAAATGTATGATCAATGAGACCCTTAACTATGAAACTCAACCTTCAGAGAGGAGAAATGTTACCCTATTATGTCACCCTAGTGAACGGCAAGAAATCTCTTAACCCCTGTTTTCCTCACACATCCCATAGACACATTAAGAGAGGGTGCATGGAAGACAGGAGGATGATTAAAAAAGGTCTATTTCCAACTGCACTGTATATTACAGACTGCACTCAATCAATTTTGACAGGCTTGATTGACGATAGTGTAGCACTGAGGCTAAAGCCCTGGCAGAACCATATAGCTACTCCACCGGCCAAGAAATGATGGCCGTTTCCACCGCTCTCCACCTCCAACACCGATAATGTGTGATTCCATCATGCTGATCCAAGCACTTTGGAGCTCGTCTTCAGGATATTAGCGCAGCCAAAGGTTATTCATAGACTATCAAACCAAAGCTGTGGACAGGAAACGCTGACTTATGTGCAAATATCAATTCAATTAGTAGGGGCCCCGGTGAGTGCAGGTGCACTAGCTTGCTTTAATGGCAATAGACGTCAACATGTTTACACAAGACAGGCAAGACACAAATACACAGTATACATCCAATAACAGCTAATGTGTTGCCGTTTATTGTCACAAAGCACAATGACATATTTAGAATTTGGATGTTGTTTTTATTATGACTGAATTAGTAGGAATTAGAAAGATTTGTCAATTAAACATCACTTCACATACATGCTGTAACAACTGGCGTAAGTAATCTGTTCACAAATAGGCACAGCTCGGGAGGTAATACCATTAAAGTTCTGCTACTGCAGCATGCCTGCTATGGGTTCAGAAGCAAGGGGTTTGAGTGTGTTGTGAAGACAAAGCACAGTAGAGAACACTGCCAAGTTGTTTTCACGGATGGCAAAATAGCTTCCATGCTCTCTTTCATTGTAATGTAGGTCAGCCTGTGTCGTAGAGAGACAAAATGAGAGCACAGCTCAGCAGTTGCAATCTCAGCAAAATGATCTCTGTGGAATTGTGGGCAGCAAGGTTATTCCTATTGGCAGTAGGGTAAGATGCATTGAGTTAAGCTATTTAACTACTAGAGAGTATTGAGTAAAATGTGGTCATAAGTTATGGTAGGGGTTCGTCACTTATAATAAAATGCATATACAGTTCATTAAGTACTCTGCGAACACTGGACTATTGTAACACTGCCTCCAATTAGCAAAAGATTCAGATTTCTATACAGTGAATCTAATTGCCACCAAAGCTACTTGCTATACACAGTGCATAGTATTATGTAATGGCTAAGACAAACTGCATGGCGTATTCACAAAACCTCATCACCATTTACCATAATTTCCCACACATCCTCTTTGAGTCGGTCAATTCAGAATTTAGAATAACCCTTCAGGTTGATTACATAATGGTCCCTATTTGTCTGACTTGTTGCACCTCTATCAGCATCACTCCGAGTGTATGCACAGCGCCACGTTCTTGTGCCTCTCCCAGTAGTGGCAGTCCTCAGGGAAGCTCCAGGTGGCCTCACTCTCCTTATGGTGACTGACAGCATGCACCACAAACCCTGCAAGCTGCTTCTCTAGGACCCCCACCACGGCCTGGGCATCACCCTTCTTCCCCGGCCCCTCCATCAGTTGCCGGATGCAGTCGCGGGGCACTGGTTGGGGACTGGTGCTGTAGGAAACCACCAGGTTGGTATCGTTCACCTGCAGCACCTCAAACCAGTTCTGACCGGCCATGTGTTGGAAGTGGTCCCCGGCACGCCAGTTCCGATAGCTGCTGCCAGAGTGGTTGACCACTCGGACCGACCAGCTCACCCAGTCGTACTTCCTGGTGAGAAATTCCTGTACTTCCTGAGCCGTGTCCTGAAGATTCCGTTCCTCTTTTTCCTGGAGAAGACGCTGGGCGTCAAGGCAGGCCTGATCAGGGAAGGCTGCTACGCAGGCCTCAATGCATGCCTTCATCTTTAATTCCACTCTCTCGATTTCTCTGCTCCAGACCTGGATGGTTTCTTGCTCCTCATCGGGGCCCTTGGTGAGGGCACAGTGGCCCAGCAGGGCAATCAGGCCCAGGCAGAAGAGCTCCTTCATCCTCACACAGAAGTCCTCCAGTAGGCGCCTGTTCCTCGCCTCATACCTGAGACAGATGGAGAACCAACCACTCAGTTGTTATGAATAACAATAAAAGTAGTCATCCTATTTACCATAATCACAAGTTAACAGTTCAAATTGATAACACAAGTGTTCTCAAACTAAAATACTCAACAAACACCATGCTCCCCAGGTGCATAAAGGTCAATTTAGCATGGTTAAGAACACTTTACCTCTCCACCACCTCCAAGATGGACTCCCCAAAGCTGTTGGTGCCCATCAGAGCATCATACAGCACATACAGGTTCTTCTCCCCTCCGGTCTTGGAGAAGTGCTCCAGAAACAGTCTCTTCTTGACCTCCTGAAACTGTGGCTTGGCCTCCAGAATGTCCATGTATTTCCGGAACTGGTTCCTGATGTTCTCCTCCACCGAGAAGTACTGGGAATCCAGCCGGCCCTTCTTAATCTCACAATCAATGTCCTCTAGCTGGGTGGACAGTACGTCCAGCTTGTTCCTCACGGCCAGGAACTGCTCTTTGACATAGAAGACCTCTTTGCTC
This window encodes:
- the LOC110487585 gene encoding protein rapunzel-like, translated to MASPLEKVVAQKKEVIEAVMECFERGAEVLASAVGELFPLCVAAAPVLRLALDNVQSKEVFYVKEQFLAVRNKLDVLSTQLEDIDCEIKKGRLDSQYFSVEENIRNQFRKYMDILEAKPQFQEVKKRLFLEHFSKTGGEKNLYVLYDALMGTNSFGESILEVVERYEARNRRLLEDFCVRMKELFCLGLIALLGHCALTKGPDEEQETIQVWSREIERVELKMKACIEACVAAFPDQACLDAQRLLQEKEERNLQDTAQEVQEFLTRKYDWVSWSVRVVNHSGSSYRNWRAGDHFQHMAGQNWFEVLQVNDTNLVVSYSTSPQPVPRDCIRQLMEGPGKKGDAQAVVGVLEKQLAGFVVHAVSHHKESEATWSFPEDCHYWERHKNVALCIHSE